The sequence TCGAGTGTGGAAGAAGCAGAAACCAAAGTTAAAGCCAGTCAACCAAACATCATTATTTTAGATGTTATCTTACCTGGTCAGAGCGGTTTTGAACTTTGTCGGACGCTCAAATCTCAAGACGAAACCAAAAACATTCCCATCATTATTTGTTCCACTAAAGAAACCGATGTTGACAAAATGTGGGGTGATATGTTAGGTGCAAATGCTTATCTAGTGAAGCCCGTTGATCCCACCGAATTTATGAATACTGTGAACAAACTGGCTTAAGTCGTCATGTCAGAAAAAACCCCCTTAGTTGGAATTATTATGGGCAGTGATTCCGATTTGCCCACAATGCAAAGCGCGATCGCGCTGTGTGAAGACTTTGCCGTTCCCTATGAAGTCGCGATCGTTTCCGCTCACCGCACTCCCAAGCGGATGGTGGATTATGCCCAAACAGCCGTTGATCGCGGGTTAAAAGTAATTATTGCGGGGGCTGGGGGGGCTGCCCACTTACCTGGGATGGTTGCTTCTCTCACGCCATTGCCTGTGATTGGTGTTCCCGTCAAAACTCGTCACTTACAAGGCGTTGACTCTCTCTACTCCATTGTGCAAATGCCTGGAGGAATTCCCGTCGCAACCGTTGCCATTAATAACGCGAAAAATGCTGGTCTATTAGCGATACAAATGATTGCAGCATTTGATTCGGAATTATTGAAAAAAGTAGAAGATTATCGCCAAGAATTAAAAACCTCTGTCATGGACAAACAAAATCGACTCGATGAGGTTGGGTATCAGGAATATTTAAAAGACTTTGAGAATTGACATCCTCCCCTGCCTAAAGGCTAGGGGATTCAGATTCAGCAATTGCTTGCTAAAACCTCCTCTCTAAACGAGGGTTACTAGGCTGACCGCCTAACAGCTAGTCATACATCCATCTGGAAACCAGACATCCTGCCAGTTCAGGATTAGTCGTAACTTTCTGGGGGACCCCCAGTAGATGACCGTTAACGTCATTGTACGATTGTAGCACAAGAACGTCCTAAAGGACGGGGTTTTAAACCCGTGATTTACTGATAATTTTTGTTCTTTGGTCACTGGTCACTGATCACTGGAAAGAGGGAAGGGGGGAAAAGTTGTTACTGCTGCTACTAGGGGGAATTACGCCTTTGTTAAAATGGGGATAACAGAAGGAGTAGTAAAATTAGCGACTAAAAACAAGTTAAGCTACTTTAACCACTAGTCTAAAACTGACCCTCTTTGAAGGTCAATCAAAACCATGAATACAGACCAAAATATGAG comes from Halothece sp. PCC 7418 and encodes:
- a CDS encoding response regulator transcription factor, whose product is MKTALIVEDSQTDQNFFSGHLQKAGFSVTVVSSVEEAETKVKASQPNIIILDVILPGQSGFELCRTLKSQDETKNIPIIICSTKETDVDKMWGDMLGANAYLVKPVDPTEFMNTVNKLA
- the purE gene encoding 5-(carboxyamino)imidazole ribonucleotide mutase; the protein is MSEKTPLVGIIMGSDSDLPTMQSAIALCEDFAVPYEVAIVSAHRTPKRMVDYAQTAVDRGLKVIIAGAGGAAHLPGMVASLTPLPVIGVPVKTRHLQGVDSLYSIVQMPGGIPVATVAINNAKNAGLLAIQMIAAFDSELLKKVEDYRQELKTSVMDKQNRLDEVGYQEYLKDFEN